The Lycium barbarum isolate Lr01 chromosome 12, ASM1917538v2, whole genome shotgun sequence genome includes a region encoding these proteins:
- the LOC132621776 gene encoding 3-ketoacyl-CoA synthase 6: MPEPVPNFSNSVKLKYVKLGYQYLVNNFLTFLLVPIMAGLSIEVIKLGPEEILSIWNSLNFDLIQILCSSFLIIFIATVYFMSKPRSIYLVDYSCYKAPVTCRVPFSTFMEHSRLILKDNPKSVEFQMRILERSGLGEETCLPPSTHYIPPQPTMESSRQEAEVVIFTVIDDLMKKTGLKPKDIDILIVNCSLFSPTPSLSAMVVNKYKLRSNIKSYNLSGMGCSAGLISIDLARDLLQVVPNSCALVVSTEIITPNYYQGAERAMLLPNCLFRMGGAAILLSNKRKDSYRAKYRLMHVVRTHKGADDKAFRCVFQQEDPQGKVGINLSKDLMVIAGEALKSNITTIGPLVLPASEQLLFLFTLIGRKIFNPKWKAYIPDFKQAFEHFCIHAGGRAVIDELQKNLQLSAEHVEASRMTLHKFGNTSSSSLWYEMNYIEAKGRMKKGDRVWQIAFGSGFKCNSAVWKCNRTIKKPTDGPWADCIDRYPVFIPEIVKL, translated from the exons ATGCCAGAGCCAGTCCCAAATTTCTCCAACTCAGTTAAGCTGAAATATGTGAAGCTTGGGTACCAATACCTTGTGAATAATTTCCTAACATTCTTGCTAGTCCCTATAATGGCTGGGCTCTCCATTGAGGTAATTAAATTAGGCCCTGAAGAAATACTAAGTATTTGGAATTCACTCAACTTTGATCTTATCCAAATCTTATGTTCTTCTTTCCTCATCATTTTCATAGCCACAGTTTATTTCATGTCAAAACCAAGATCCATTTACTTAGTAGATTACTCATGTTACAAGGCTCCTGTTACCTGTAGAGTACCATTTTCAACTTTCATGGAACACTCACGTTTAATCTTGAAAGACAATCCCAAAAGTGTCGAATTCCAAATGCGAATTCTTGAAAGGTCAGGCCTTGGTGAAGAAACATGTTTGCCACCTTCAACTCATTACATCCCTCCACAACCAACAATGGAATCTTCTAGGCAAGAAGCTGAGGTTGTCATATTCACTGTTATTGATGACTTGATGAAGAAAACAGGACTTAAGCCTAAAGATATCGATATTCTTATCGTTAACTGCAGCTTGTTTTCTCCAACTCCATCTTTATCTGCCATGGTGGTGAACAAGTACAAGTTGAGAAGTAACATAAAAAGTTACAATCTTTCTGGTATGGGATGTAGTGCTGGTTTAATTTCAATTGATTTGGCTAGGGACCTTCTTCAAGTGGTTCCAAATTCATGTGCTTTAGTTGTAAGTACTGAAATTATTACTCCTAATTATTACCAAGGCGCAGAGAGAGCAATGTTACTTCCAAATTGTTTGTTCAGAATGGGAGGTGCTGCTATACTTTTGTCCAATAAAAGAAAAGATAGTTACAGAGCAAAGTACAGATTAATGCATGTGGTGAGAACACATAAAGGTGCTGATGATAAGGCATTTAGATGTGTATTTCAACAAGAAGATCCACAAGGGAAAGTTGGTATTAATCTTTCAAAAGACCTTATGGTTATAGCAGGGGAAGCTTTGAAGTCCAATATTACTACTATTGGTCCTTTGGTTCTTCCAGCCTCGGAGCAGCTTCTTTTCTTATTCACTCTCATTGGAAGGAAAATTTTCAACCCCAAATGGAAAGCTTATATTCCAGATTTCAAGCAAGCATTTGAACACTTTTGTATCCATGCTGGTGGAAGAGCTGTTATTGATGAGCTTCAGAAGAACCTCCAGTTATCTGCTGAGCATGTTGAGGCTTCAAGAATGACTCTCCACAAATTTG GTAACACTTCGTCTTCTTCACTATGGTATGAGATGAATTACATTGAGgcaaaaggaaggatgaaaaaagGTGACAGAGTTTGGCAAATTGCATTTGGAAGTGGATTCAAGTGTAACAGTGCTGTTTGGAAGTGTAATCGCACAATCAAGAAACCAACGGATGGACCATGGGCAGATTGCATTGATAGGTACCCAGTGTTCATCCCAGAGATTGTCAAGCTGTAA